Proteins encoded by one window of Chryseobacterium sp. POL2:
- a CDS encoding adenosylcobalamin-dependent ribonucleoside-diphosphate reductase — protein sequence MESLVLENKLQKVTYEKANAATLDYFNGDDLATRVWVNKYALKDSDGNLYETTPDDMHWRIANEIARVEAKYENPLSAKEIFNLIKNFKYIIPQGSPMTGIGNHFQIASLSNCFVIGNGANSDSYGSIMKVDEEQVQLMKRRGGVGHDLSYIRPKGSAVKNSALTSTGLVPFMERYSNSTREVAQDGRRGALMLSVSINHPDVQDFIDAKLEQGKITGANISVRIDDDFMKAVKDDTQYTQKYPIHSKKPKFTKEVQAKDIWDKIVHNAWKSAEPGILFWDTITRESVPDCYSDLGFETVSTNPCGEIPLCPYDSCRLLAINLYSYVENPFTKKAKFDFELFKNHAAYAQRMMDDIIDLEVEKIDAILQKIESDPESDEIKSTEKNLWIKIREKTLQGRRTGVGITAEGDMLAALGLIYGTQKATDFSVEIHKTLALSAYRSSVEMAKERGAFEVYDSKKEAKNPFILRLKKEDPELYKLMSKYGRRNIALLTIAPTGSTSLLSQTTSGIEPVFLPVYKRRRKVNPNDKDVRVDFVDEIGDSWEEYIVFHHHFKTWMKVQGHDVEKNYTQEEINDLISKSPYHKATSNDVDWLSKVHMQGAIQKWVDHSISVTINIPNDATEELVNDLYLTAWEVGCKGVTVYRDGSRSGVLVSTEESNSKEESNPLQHFSTKRPQVLEANVVKFQNNKEKWIAFVGLMDGRPYEIFTGLADDEEGIALPRWVNEGLIIKNRDENGTSRYDFQFTNLRGYKTTIEGLSHKFNPEFWNYAKLISGTLRHGMSLENVVELINRLELDSENINNWKAGVARALKRYIPDGTNADGQKCSNCGSDKLMYQEGCLTCKSCGSSKCG from the coding sequence ATGGAGAGTTTAGTCTTAGAAAATAAATTACAAAAAGTTACATACGAAAAAGCAAATGCCGCAACATTAGATTACTTTAATGGTGACGATTTGGCAACAAGAGTATGGGTTAACAAATACGCGCTTAAAGATTCCGATGGTAATTTATACGAAACAACGCCAGACGATATGCATTGGCGCATCGCAAACGAAATTGCCCGGGTGGAAGCCAAATACGAAAATCCGCTTTCCGCAAAAGAGATTTTTAATCTAATCAAAAATTTCAAATACATCATTCCGCAAGGCAGCCCGATGACGGGAATTGGCAATCATTTTCAAATCGCTTCGCTTTCCAACTGTTTTGTCATTGGAAATGGCGCGAACAGCGATTCTTACGGCAGTATTATGAAGGTGGATGAAGAGCAAGTGCAACTGATGAAAAGACGCGGCGGCGTGGGACACGACTTGTCTTATATCCGTCCAAAAGGTTCTGCTGTCAAAAACTCTGCGCTTACTTCAACGGGGTTGGTGCCTTTTATGGAGCGTTATTCTAATTCTACACGAGAAGTAGCGCAGGATGGGCGCCGGGGCGCACTTATGCTTTCCGTTTCTATCAATCATCCAGATGTTCAGGATTTTATCGATGCTAAACTTGAACAAGGAAAAATTACAGGCGCCAATATTTCTGTACGTATCGATGACGACTTTATGAAAGCTGTAAAAGATGATACGCAATACACGCAAAAATATCCAATTCACAGTAAAAAACCGAAATTTACGAAAGAAGTTCAGGCAAAAGATATTTGGGATAAAATTGTACACAATGCTTGGAAATCTGCAGAACCAGGAATTTTGTTTTGGGATACTATTACACGCGAATCGGTTCCAGATTGTTATTCGGATCTGGGATTTGAGACGGTTTCCACCAATCCTTGTGGTGAAATTCCGCTTTGTCCCTATGATTCATGCCGACTTTTGGCGATTAATCTCTATTCTTATGTAGAAAATCCTTTCACTAAAAAAGCAAAATTCGATTTTGAACTTTTTAAAAATCACGCCGCTTATGCACAGCGTATGATGGATGATATAATTGATTTGGAAGTGGAAAAAATTGATGCGATTCTTCAAAAAATTGAATCTGATCCAGAATCTGATGAGATAAAATCTACCGAGAAAAATCTTTGGATTAAAATTCGTGAAAAAACTCTGCAAGGTCGACGAACAGGCGTGGGAATTACGGCGGAAGGCGATATGTTGGCAGCTTTGGGACTTATTTACGGAACTCAAAAAGCAACGGACTTTTCGGTTGAAATTCACAAAACTTTAGCATTGTCAGCTTATCGTTCGTCGGTGGAAATGGCGAAAGAAAGAGGCGCTTTTGAGGTTTACGATTCCAAAAAAGAAGCCAAAAATCCTTTTATACTTCGACTTAAAAAAGAAGATCCAGAACTGTATAAACTGATGAGCAAATATGGTCGCCGGAATATTGCTTTGCTTACCATTGCACCTACAGGAAGCACGTCGCTCTTGTCACAGACCACTTCCGGAATCGAACCCGTGTTTTTGCCAGTCTACAAAAGAAGACGAAAAGTGAATCCGAATGATAAAGACGTTCGTGTTGATTTTGTGGACGAAATTGGAGATTCTTGGGAAGAATACATTGTTTTTCACCATCATTTTAAAACTTGGATGAAAGTTCAAGGTCATGATGTCGAAAAAAATTATACGCAGGAAGAAATCAATGATCTTATTTCAAAATCGCCTTATCACAAAGCGACTTCTAATGATGTCGATTGGTTGAGCAAAGTTCACATGCAAGGTGCAATCCAAAAATGGGTGGATCATTCTATTTCCGTGACGATTAATATCCCGAACGATGCCACCGAAGAATTGGTTAATGATTTATATTTAACCGCTTGGGAAGTAGGTTGCAAAGGGGTTACCGTGTATAGAGATGGCTCTCGATCTGGCGTTTTGGTGTCAACAGAAGAATCAAACTCGAAAGAAGAATCAAATCCGTTGCAACATTTTTCAACCAAAAGACCTCAGGTTTTAGAAGCCAATGTGGTCAAATTTCAGAACAATAAAGAAAAGTGGATTGCTTTTGTAGGTTTGATGGATGGTAGGCCTTACGAAATTTTTACAGGTTTGGCAGATGATGAAGAAGGAATCGCTTTGCCACGCTGGGTTAACGAAGGTTTGATTATTAAAAATCGAGATGAAAACGGAACTTCTCGTTATGATTTTCAGTTTACAAATCTTCGCGGTTACAAAACTACTATCGAAGGGCTTTCTCATAAGTTTAATCCAGAATTTTGGAATTATGCAAAACTTATTTCTGGAACATTAAGACACGGTATGTCTTTAGAAAATGTGGTGGAACTTATTAACCGATTGGAGTTGGATTCAGAAAATATTAACAATTGGAAAGCGGGTGTAGCAAGAGCTTTGAAGCGTTATATCCCTGATGGAACCAATGCTGATGGACAAAAATGCAGCAATTGCGGATCGGATAAACTCATGTATCAGGAAGGTTGCCTCACTTGTAAAAGTTGCGGCAGCAGCAAATGTGGATAA
- the lpdA gene encoding dihydrolipoyl dehydrogenase — MSQFDVTVIGSGPGGYVAAIRAAQLGFKTAIIEKYPTMGGTCLNVGCIPSKALLDSSEHFAKAKHEFADYGIIINEPKVDLAKMIERKNGVVDMTTKGISFLMDKNKITVFEGVGSFESATKIKITKNDGSAESIESKYTIIATGSKPSSLPFINIDKERIITSTEALNLKEVPKHLIVIGGGVIGLELGSVYLRLGSKVTVVEYMDKIIPGMDGALSKELQKVLKKQGMKFELSTAVSGVERNGDAVKVSAKNKKGEDVAFEGDYVLVSVGRKPYTDRLGLENAGVNLDERGRVQVNDHLQTNVSNIYAIGDVIKGAMLAHKAEEEGVFVAETLAGQKPHINYNLIPGVVYTWPEVAGVGQTEEQLKEAGVDYKVGSFPMRALGRSRASGDTDGFVKIIADAKTDEILGFHMIGARAADLVAEGVTAMEFRASAEDLTRMSHAHPTYAEAVKEAALDATGKRAIHM, encoded by the coding sequence ATGTCACAATTCGATGTTACCGTAATCGGTTCTGGTCCTGGTGGATACGTTGCAGCTATTCGTGCGGCACAATTAGGTTTCAAAACAGCAATTATTGAAAAATACCCTACAATGGGCGGGACTTGCCTTAACGTTGGATGTATTCCTTCCAAAGCGCTTTTGGATAGTTCTGAACATTTCGCAAAAGCAAAACATGAATTTGCGGATTATGGCATCATCATCAACGAGCCCAAAGTAGATTTGGCGAAAATGATTGAGCGTAAAAACGGTGTTGTAGATATGACGACAAAAGGAATCAGCTTCTTAATGGACAAAAACAAAATCACTGTTTTTGAAGGCGTTGGGAGTTTCGAATCTGCTACAAAAATTAAAATTACGAAAAACGATGGTTCTGCAGAATCTATCGAATCAAAATACACGATTATCGCAACAGGATCCAAACCATCTTCGTTGCCATTTATCAATATCGATAAAGAAAGAATCATCACTTCAACGGAAGCTTTAAACTTAAAAGAAGTTCCAAAACACTTAATCGTAATCGGTGGAGGTGTTATCGGTCTTGAGTTGGGTTCTGTTTATTTAAGATTAGGATCTAAAGTAACCGTTGTAGAGTATATGGACAAAATTATCCCAGGAATGGACGGGGCTTTGTCTAAAGAACTCCAAAAAGTATTGAAAAAACAAGGCATGAAATTCGAGCTTTCTACAGCGGTTTCTGGTGTGGAAAGAAATGGCGATGCTGTAAAAGTAAGTGCTAAAAACAAAAAAGGCGAAGATGTAGCTTTCGAAGGTGATTATGTTTTGGTTTCTGTAGGTAGAAAACCTTATACGGACAGACTTGGATTAGAAAATGCAGGCGTGAATCTTGATGAAAGAGGAAGAGTACAGGTTAACGATCATCTTCAAACAAATGTTTCTAACATTTATGCCATTGGTGATGTTATTAAAGGTGCAATGTTGGCGCATAAAGCGGAAGAAGAAGGTGTTTTTGTAGCTGAAACTTTAGCAGGACAAAAACCTCACATCAATTATAATTTAATTCCAGGTGTTGTTTATACTTGGCCAGAAGTTGCCGGCGTTGGACAAACAGAAGAACAACTAAAAGAAGCTGGTGTAGACTACAAAGTTGGAAGTTTCCCAATGAGAGCTTTAGGAAGAAGCCGTGCTTCTGGTGATACAGATGGTTTTGTGAAAATTATCGCAGATGCTAAAACAGATGAAATCTTAGGTTTCCACATGATTGGCGCGAGAGCGGCTGACTTGGTTGCTGAAGGTGTTACCGCAATGGAATTCCGTGCAAGTGCTGAAGATTTAACAAGAATGTCTCATGCGCACCCAACTTACGCCGAAGCTGTAAAAGAAGCAGCATTGGACGCAACAGGAAAAAGAGCCATTCACATGTAA
- a CDS encoding MFS transporter, with protein MEAKALRVSLIVGATFLMENLDSTVITTALPQMAKSFAADPLHMSIGVSVYIIMLAVFIPVSGWISEKFGVKKVFGVAILGFLVASAICGFSQNLTQFTFARALQGFFGAMMVPVGRLSVLKNTEKNDLVSAIAFITWPGLIGPILGPFVGGYITTYFSWHWIFFINIPLGLLAFFLSMKYIPDTYERTDKKLDVKGFVLSTLGMIGFMLGLESFTNDMMPIYYSIPLIAVSIIIFYLFYLHTKKVKNPLLDFSELKTKTYAITIYSGSITRMVIGMAPFLMPLMFQIGFGLSAFESGSLLMASMIGSLVMKPATVWITKKFSFRRVLVANTLLLSLTSFAMLLLFPDTPHWMTVTVLFVSGCVRSMQFSSLNTLAYADIPKERMNNANTLYSTAQQMTLGMGITLGAFSLKTASIFNDTEGQYQVKDFHLAFAIIGILGLVTLYEYLKLSDRDGVNVRNMKSRKRAKNDLNKTH; from the coding sequence ATGGAAGCCAAAGCTCTTCGTGTTTCTCTAATTGTCGGTGCAACATTTTTGATGGAAAATCTAGACTCCACCGTCATAACGACAGCGCTTCCACAAATGGCAAAATCTTTTGCCGCCGACCCTTTACACATGAGTATTGGCGTATCTGTGTACATCATAATGCTTGCGGTTTTTATCCCGGTCAGCGGATGGATTTCTGAAAAATTTGGAGTAAAAAAAGTTTTTGGTGTCGCGATTTTAGGATTTTTGGTTGCTTCTGCTATTTGTGGATTTAGTCAAAACTTAACACAATTTACGTTTGCAAGAGCTTTACAAGGGTTTTTCGGCGCAATGATGGTTCCCGTAGGACGACTTTCTGTTTTAAAAAATACAGAGAAAAACGACTTGGTGAGCGCCATTGCTTTTATTACTTGGCCAGGCCTTATTGGTCCTATCCTCGGTCCTTTTGTTGGTGGTTACATTACAACTTATTTTAGTTGGCATTGGATATTTTTCATTAATATTCCGTTGGGGTTATTAGCGTTTTTCTTAAGCATGAAATATATTCCCGACACCTATGAAAGAACTGATAAAAAACTGGATGTCAAAGGATTTGTTCTAAGTACTTTGGGAATGATTGGTTTTATGCTAGGTCTAGAAAGTTTTACCAACGATATGATGCCGATCTATTACAGTATTCCGCTGATCGCTGTAAGTATCATTATCTTTTATCTATTTTATTTACATACCAAAAAAGTTAAAAATCCACTACTCGATTTTTCTGAACTAAAAACTAAAACTTATGCAATTACAATTTATTCTGGCTCTATTACAAGAATGGTTATTGGCATGGCACCATTTCTTATGCCGTTGATGTTTCAGATTGGATTTGGGTTAAGCGCTTTCGAATCTGGAAGTTTGCTAATGGCCAGCATGATTGGCAGCTTGGTTATGAAACCCGCTACCGTTTGGATTACAAAGAAATTTTCATTCAGACGCGTTTTGGTGGCTAATACACTTTTACTGAGTTTGACATCCTTTGCGATGCTACTTTTATTCCCTGATACGCCACATTGGATGACGGTAACGGTTTTATTCGTTTCAGGATGTGTGCGGTCAATGCAATTTAGTAGTTTGAATACTTTAGCCTACGCCGATATTCCAAAAGAAAGGATGAACAATGCGAATACGCTATATAGTACAGCGCAACAAATGACTTTAGGAATGGGAATTACTTTGGGGGCATTTTCGTTAAAAACCGCTAGCATTTTCAATGACACCGAAGGACAATATCAAGTTAAGGATTTCCACTTGGCATTTGCCATCATTGGCATTTTAGGATTAGTAACACTTTACGAATATTTAAAACTATCGGATCGCGACGGGGTAAATGTCCGAAATATGAAAAGCCGTAAACGTGCAAAAAATGACCTCAACAAAACCCATTAA
- the secG gene encoding preprotein translocase subunit SecG, whose product MGTIFTLFMVLIMIACVLLIIIIMAQNPKGGGLSGTFGGTSSATFGVQRTNDFMEKATWTLGIFIVVMILLSIVVTGKPTTTFQAPKTAPAKQEAPAQTPATSTAPATQMPAQQ is encoded by the coding sequence ATGGGCACTATATTTACGCTATTTATGGTATTGATTATGATCGCTTGCGTTCTGCTAATCATTATTATTATGGCTCAAAACCCAAAAGGTGGCGGTCTTTCAGGAACTTTCGGGGGTACTTCTTCTGCAACATTTGGTGTACAAAGAACCAACGACTTTATGGAAAAAGCAACTTGGACTTTAGGAATTTTTATCGTCGTTATGATCTTGTTGAGTATTGTAGTAACTGGTAAACCAACTACAACTTTCCAAGCTCCTAAAACTGCGCCTGCAAAACAAGAAGCGCCTGCACAAACACCTGCTACTTCTACAGCTCCTGCAACACAGATGCCTGCACAGCAGTAA
- a CDS encoding T9SS type A sorting domain-containing protein, translating into MKKILLSLTTIFSGIVFSQIYFAPQSNYNFGQNYQASITGNGTIYYTLDGSEPTLNSSFGENNIDFNITENTLVKAKLKTGENTLSNTFIQKFWHTLIEKNVFFKPPTTWSGQPCSYMNWLDPQTTIDFYPPGQKMTEACEGWYKMTYSFGKSNISFNNCLLPQSPSYVEYTIVTEDTVYYDSSTGPITNPPACLLGTQESSKIANVKIAENPVKDILQITSDVKFDSYQIVDISGKIIAQRNFEKEINVSQLQKGTYIIKLLGNNAVQHYLKFIKN; encoded by the coding sequence ATGAAAAAAATTCTACTTTCTTTAACAACAATTTTCTCAGGAATTGTTTTTTCACAAATTTATTTCGCCCCTCAAAGTAATTATAATTTTGGTCAAAATTACCAAGCTAGTATTACAGGCAACGGTACAATTTATTATACTTTAGATGGTTCTGAACCAACTTTAAATTCGTCTTTTGGAGAAAACAACATTGACTTTAACATCACAGAAAATACTTTAGTCAAAGCCAAATTAAAAACTGGAGAGAATACCTTGTCTAATACTTTTATACAAAAGTTTTGGCATACTTTGATTGAAAAAAATGTTTTTTTTAAACCACCTACAACATGGTCTGGCCAGCCTTGCTCTTATATGAACTGGTTGGACCCACAAACAACAATCGATTTTTACCCTCCTGGTCAAAAAATGACGGAGGCTTGCGAAGGTTGGTACAAAATGACTTACTCTTTTGGAAAGTCAAATATTAGTTTTAACAATTGTCTACTTCCTCAATCACCGAGTTATGTAGAATATACCATTGTTACAGAAGATACGGTATATTATGACTCTAGTACTGGGCCAATCACCAATCCGCCAGCTTGTCTTTTGGGCACCCAAGAATCATCGAAAATTGCCAATGTAAAAATTGCTGAAAACCCTGTAAAAGATATCCTACAAATAACGTCTGATGTCAAATTTGATAGTTATCAAATTGTAGATATTTCAGGAAAAATAATTGCTCAAAGAAATTTTGAAAAGGAGATTAATGTATCACAATTACAAAAAGGAACCTATATTATTAAACTATTAGGAAATAACGCTGTTCAACATTATCTGAAATTCATTAAAAATTAG
- a CDS encoding S9 family peptidase, translating to MKLKHTLVALAAPFMMNAQQNLTPEILWTLNRLGVQAVSPDQASLIYKLSKTDLKTEKSNSTTYFLNLLNQSADKIDFGKKAIIQWDKNGLYALEGEKILISKDSGKTWSDFYSIGKDAENIVISPDGKKVAFSKAVLVEALMAKDKYVDTPKSTAQIYTDLNHRHWDAWNEGKYNHVFVVNISDAVDKAKDLLEGKKFDSPQKPFGGSEDFVWSPDSTELLYVTKAKSGAEYAQSTNTDIFAYNLTTGATINLTDGMMGYDVAPSFSKDGKSLMWLSMARDGYEADKNDIIVMDWQSKTKKNLTQSWDESVSGSTFWSQDSKSIYFTAAFRGTKQLFGVDTKAAKVTQVTNGQFDVNDIYAQNKNGLVVSKVDINHNADLYSVELKKGQLAKMTDVNKATYAKLAQGKSELKMVKTSDGKEMGVWFHYPPNFDPNKKYPTLLYCQGGPQSALTQFNSVRWNFALMAANDYIVVAPNRRGMPGWGTKWNEEISGDWGGQPIRDYLAATDFAKTLPYVDNDRIAAVGASYGGYSVFMLAGVHENRFKTFIAHDGLFDMTSWYGTTEELWFANWDLGGPYWKNPTPKAYTDFNPIKKVGNWNKPIMIIQGGIDFRVPYEQGQEAFQAAKLKGLKTKFLYFPNENHWVLHPQNGLVWQREFFDWLKETL from the coding sequence ATGAAGTTAAAACATACATTAGTTGCGTTAGCAGCGCCCTTTATGATGAATGCACAACAAAATCTAACACCCGAAATCTTGTGGACGCTTAACAGATTAGGTGTTCAGGCTGTCTCTCCAGACCAAGCTTCTCTCATTTATAAACTTAGCAAAACAGACCTTAAAACCGAAAAATCAAATTCAACAACTTACTTCTTGAATTTGCTAAATCAGTCAGCAGACAAGATAGACTTTGGTAAAAAAGCCATTATCCAATGGGACAAAAATGGACTTTATGCCCTAGAAGGCGAAAAGATCCTTATTTCTAAAGATTCTGGAAAAACCTGGTCAGATTTTTATAGCATTGGTAAAGATGCCGAAAATATTGTGATATCTCCCGATGGGAAGAAAGTTGCGTTCAGCAAAGCGGTATTGGTAGAAGCGCTTATGGCAAAAGACAAATATGTAGATACGCCAAAATCTACCGCCCAAATCTATACCGACCTCAACCATCGTCATTGGGATGCTTGGAACGAAGGCAAGTACAACCATGTTTTTGTTGTTAATATTAGCGATGCTGTGGATAAGGCGAAAGATCTTTTGGAAGGAAAGAAATTCGATTCGCCACAAAAGCCTTTTGGTGGGAGTGAGGATTTTGTATGGAGTCCAGATTCTACAGAATTATTATATGTGACAAAAGCCAAAAGTGGCGCAGAATATGCGCAAAGTACCAATACCGATATTTTTGCATATAACTTAACAACTGGCGCAACTATCAATCTTACAGACGGAATGATGGGTTATGATGTGGCACCAAGTTTTAGTAAAGATGGCAAATCGCTGATGTGGCTAAGCATGGCTCGCGATGGTTATGAAGCCGACAAAAACGACATTATTGTGATGGATTGGCAGTCTAAAACTAAAAAAAATTTAACGCAATCTTGGGACGAAAGCGTTTCTGGTTCTACTTTTTGGAGTCAAGATTCTAAAAGTATTTATTTCACAGCAGCTTTTCGAGGGACAAAACAATTGTTTGGTGTGGATACAAAAGCCGCAAAAGTGACCCAAGTTACCAATGGACAATTTGATGTTAATGATATCTATGCGCAAAATAAAAATGGTTTAGTAGTTTCAAAAGTAGATATTAATCACAATGCTGATCTTTATAGTGTTGAATTAAAGAAAGGTCAATTGGCAAAAATGACCGATGTTAACAAAGCGACTTATGCTAAACTGGCTCAAGGAAAATCTGAGCTGAAAATGGTGAAAACTTCAGATGGAAAAGAAATGGGTGTTTGGTTCCATTATCCACCGAACTTCGATCCGAACAAAAAGTATCCAACTCTTTTGTATTGCCAAGGTGGGCCACAATCGGCTTTGACACAGTTTAACTCAGTAAGATGGAATTTTGCTTTGATGGCGGCTAATGATTATATCGTCGTAGCGCCTAACCGTCGAGGTATGCCAGGTTGGGGAACCAAATGGAACGAGGAGATTTCTGGAGATTGGGGTGGACAACCGATTCGTGATTATCTAGCAGCAACCGATTTTGCTAAAACTTTGCCTTATGTTGATAATGACAGAATTGCGGCTGTTGGTGCAAGTTACGGTGGCTATTCGGTGTTTATGTTGGCTGGCGTACATGAGAACAGGTTCAAGACTTTTATCGCGCACGATGGTTTGTTCGATATGACATCTTGGTACGGAACAACTGAAGAATTGTGGTTTGCAAATTGGGATTTGGGCGGACCTTATTGGAAAAATCCGACACCAAAAGCTTACACCGATTTTAATCCGATTAAAAAAGTAGGAAACTGGAATAAGCCTATTATGATTATCCAAGGCGGAATCGACTTCCGTGTGCCTTATGAGCAAGGACAGGAGGCTTTCCAAGCTGCAAAGTTGAAAGGTCTTAAAACTAAATTTTTGTATTTCCCGAACGAAAACCACTGGGTACTGCATCCTCAAAATGGCTTGGTATGGCAAAGAGAATTTTTCGATTGGTTGAAAGAAACTTTATAA
- a CDS encoding sensor histidine kinase codes for MKRLYLFSKINKWIIYTMLTAVVIGIVLASSVMINYLREKETGRIQSIATAMKYMQDVNFDYRLNELSLNVINENEDIPFILTDKKGNLIESRNIPKEVLEDPEKLKTIMRQMESRYPPFEIQLPEYNNQFIYYDNSKLLNNLRFYPFILALFIGGYIAFSFWFLRTLKKTDEGFLWAGLAKETAHQIGTPLSSMIGWVEIMKLEDENSLGVKELEQDVERLKTISERFSKIGSIPTLNDRDLTQTLQQNYDYLKTRISTKVDFTFQKTYEDVMVPHSQILMSWVIENLVKNAVDAMKGEGKLEIQLYKKGKNVFVDVKDNGSGMSKSQTRKVFKPGYSTKKRGWGLGLSLSHRVVHEYHNGEIKVSHSEIGKGTTFRIILKIPKDDKKAQS; via the coding sequence ATGAAAAGGCTATATTTATTTTCTAAGATTAATAAATGGATTATCTACACGATGCTAACTGCCGTGGTTATTGGGATTGTGTTGGCATCGTCTGTGATGATTAATTATCTTCGGGAGAAAGAAACGGGACGTATCCAGTCGATTGCGACGGCGATGAAGTATATGCAAGATGTTAATTTTGATTATCGTCTTAACGAATTATCGCTGAATGTGATAAATGAGAATGAAGATATTCCGTTTATCTTGACAGATAAAAAAGGCAATTTGATTGAAAGCCGGAATATTCCTAAAGAAGTCTTGGAAGATCCAGAGAAGCTGAAAACAATTATGCGGCAGATGGAAAGTCGCTATCCGCCATTTGAGATACAGTTGCCAGAATATAACAATCAGTTTATTTATTATGATAATTCAAAACTGCTGAATAATCTAAGGTTTTATCCTTTTATTTTGGCATTATTTATTGGTGGCTATATTGCTTTTTCGTTTTGGTTTTTAAGAACATTGAAAAAAACGGATGAGGGTTTTTTGTGGGCTGGACTTGCAAAAGAAACAGCACACCAGATTGGGACGCCTTTGTCCTCGATGATTGGTTGGGTGGAAATTATGAAGCTGGAAGATGAGAATAGCCTTGGGGTGAAAGAGTTGGAACAAGATGTTGAGCGGTTGAAAACCATCTCGGAGCGATTTTCGAAAATCGGTTCTATTCCAACGCTTAATGATAGAGATTTGACGCAGACTTTGCAGCAGAATTACGATTACCTTAAAACGAGAATTTCTACTAAAGTGGATTTTACATTTCAGAAAACCTATGAAGATGTCATGGTTCCACATAGCCAAATCCTAATGAGTTGGGTTATCGAGAATCTTGTTAAAAATGCTGTTGATGCGATGAAAGGTGAAGGGAAATTGGAAATCCAACTTTATAAAAAAGGAAAAAATGTTTTTGTAGACGTAAAAGATAATGGGTCGGGAATGTCAAAAAGCCAAACCAGAAAGGTTTTTAAACCAGGATATTCCACAAAAAAACGGGGTTGGGGACTTGGGCTTTCGTTGTCACACCGTGTTGTTCACGAATATCATAATGGCGAAATAAAAGTGTCGCATTCCGAAATTGGCAAAGGCACGACTTTTCGTATTATTCTGAAAATACCAAAAGATGATAAAAAAGCGCAATCTTAG
- a CDS encoding copper resistance protein NlpE N-terminal domain-containing protein, translating into MINKNALKKLRNISLLSVSIITLSLTSCKSTPKSSFSDEHNAKNSLDYNGIYNGVLPCADCDGIATSVYINKDNTYVLKQNYQGKSTTTILEEGSYSWNNEGNTITLKPKTKNGQTLKFFISENRIFMLDQDGKRITGSLKDHYTLTKNYATIFDKKWKLKEMYGIQFDKSKTTKKEGYISFDDKTKRFTGNAGCNQMNGGFDISADNKIDFMQGISTMMACENMEAEQSFAKVLKNAKFYELQSNKLFLLDSNKKVIAKFVD; encoded by the coding sequence ATGATAAACAAAAACGCACTAAAGAAATTAAGAAACATCAGTCTTCTTTCAGTTAGTATTATAACTTTAAGTTTGACTTCTTGCAAGTCAACACCAAAGTCATCATTCTCTGATGAACACAACGCCAAAAATTCGTTAGACTATAACGGTATCTATAACGGCGTACTTCCTTGTGCTGACTGCGATGGCATCGCGACAAGTGTATACATTAATAAAGACAACACTTATGTTTTAAAACAAAATTATCAAGGAAAAAGCACCACAACTATTCTTGAAGAAGGAAGCTATTCTTGGAACAACGAAGGTAATACAATCACGCTAAAACCCAAAACGAAAAATGGGCAAACTCTGAAGTTTTTCATTAGTGAAAATCGCATATTCATGCTGGATCAAGATGGTAAAAGAATTACAGGTTCTCTAAAAGACCATTACACCTTAACAAAAAATTACGCGACTATCTTTGACAAAAAATGGAAATTAAAAGAAATGTACGGCATCCAATTTGACAAGTCGAAAACTACAAAAAAAGAAGGCTATATCAGCTTTGATGACAAAACAAAGCGTTTTACAGGAAATGCAGGTTGTAACCAGATGAACGGCGGGTTTGACATTAGCGCTGACAACAAAATCGATTTTATGCAAGGCATCTCTACGATGATGGCTTGTGAGAACATGGAAGCAGAACAGTCTTTTGCAAAAGTTCTAAAAAATGCTAAATTTTACGAACTCCAAAGCAACAAATTATTCCTACTTGACAGCAACAAAAAAGTAATTGCCAAATTTGTAGATTAA